In the Streptomyces sp. cg36 genome, one interval contains:
- a CDS encoding sensor histidine kinase encodes MAHSGGAGPRIPGGWWREAALTAAAFALCLLGGTLRDGGDTLAAPPAAAYLLALVSCAVLPARHRAPLAAMAVTTASGMAAPLAGLLLSPLVVVPAVLTAHSLTARTERHAAGAVALTSAALLVASAPLLGALSWQDASRIAAVAAFPLVAGVLGHSAHNRRAYLAAVEERALRAEQSRESEARRRVDAERVRIARELHDLVAHQITLANAQATVAAHLFDARPEQTRKSLRELVETTGHALDELRATVGLLRQSGDAPAPAEPAPGLARLPALLDSFGRAGLEVSVHEEGAATPLPPGVDLTAYRIVQEALTNVTKHAGTTSARVRLVWHRDRVTVTVADDGGGAHAAPGAAPGPSTPGYGLIGMRERAVAIGGHLTAGRRPEGGFLVSARLPLPRARDATPATGEGPGPDGVPGGGQPGNTGPGERQSDNGRAGDGEAGDTP; translated from the coding sequence ATGGCGCACTCGGGCGGGGCCGGACCCCGGATACCCGGCGGATGGTGGCGGGAGGCCGCGCTCACGGCGGCGGCCTTCGCGCTCTGCCTCCTCGGCGGCACGCTCCGGGACGGCGGCGACACCCTGGCCGCGCCGCCCGCCGCCGCCTATCTCCTCGCCCTGGTGTCCTGTGCCGTGCTGCCCGCGCGGCACCGGGCGCCGCTGGCCGCCATGGCGGTCACCACCGCGAGCGGGATGGCAGCGCCGCTCGCGGGGCTGCTGCTCAGCCCCCTCGTCGTGGTCCCCGCCGTCCTCACCGCGCACTCGCTCACGGCCCGCACCGAGCGGCACGCGGCCGGCGCGGTGGCACTCACCTCCGCCGCGCTTCTGGTCGCCTCCGCCCCCCTGCTGGGGGCGCTGTCGTGGCAGGACGCGAGCAGGATCGCGGCGGTGGCCGCGTTCCCCCTGGTCGCGGGCGTGCTCGGCCACTCGGCACACAACCGGCGGGCCTATCTGGCGGCGGTGGAGGAGCGGGCCCTGCGCGCCGAACAGAGCCGGGAGAGCGAGGCGCGCCGGAGGGTGGACGCGGAACGGGTGCGCATCGCGCGGGAGCTGCACGACCTGGTGGCCCACCAGATCACCCTGGCCAACGCCCAGGCCACGGTGGCCGCCCACCTCTTCGACGCCCGCCCCGAGCAGACCCGGAAGAGCCTGCGCGAGCTCGTCGAGACCACCGGGCACGCACTCGACGAACTACGGGCCACGGTCGGCCTGTTGCGCCAGTCGGGAGACGCCCCCGCCCCCGCCGAACCGGCGCCCGGGCTCGCCCGGCTCCCCGCGCTCCTCGACTCCTTCGGCCGCGCGGGCCTGGAGGTGTCGGTGCACGAGGAGGGCGCGGCCACACCGCTGCCGCCGGGCGTGGACCTCACCGCCTACCGGATCGTCCAGGAGGCCCTGACCAACGTGACCAAGCACGCCGGTACCACCAGCGCCCGGGTGCGCCTCGTCTGGCACCGCGACCGCGTCACCGTCACCGTCGCCGACGACGGAGGGGGCGCCCATGCGGCTCCGGGCGCGGCCCCGGGACCGAGCACCCCCGGGTACGGGCTGATCGGGATGCGCGAACGCGCCGTCGCGATCGGAGGCCACCTCACCGCGGGCAGACGTCCGGAGGGCGGCTTCCTCGTCTCCGCCCGACTCCCCCTGCCGCGCGCCAGGGACGCGACACCGGCGACCGGCGAGGGCCCCGGGCCTGACGGAGTGCCGGGCGGCGGGCAACCGGGCAACACGGGACCGGGCGAGCGACAGTCGGACAACGGACGGGCGGGCGACGGAGAGGCCGGGGACACACCATGA
- a CDS encoding response regulator — protein MTLRVLLADDQALLRGAFRLLLDSADDITVVGEAGDGREAVRLTRELRPDVVLMDIRMPEVDGLTATSRICADPELRDSRILILTTYETDEYVARALRAGAGGFIGKGIGAEELLDAVRTIAGGETLLSPAATRSLVARFLATPDDTPAHRPERLAVLTPREREMVGLVATGLSNQEIAERMFLSPFTVRAHVQRAMTKLEARDRAQLVVIAYRTGLAQATPDGPST, from the coding sequence ATGACCCTCCGGGTGCTGCTCGCCGACGATCAAGCACTGCTGCGCGGCGCCTTCCGGCTGCTCCTCGACTCCGCCGACGACATCACCGTGGTCGGCGAGGCCGGGGACGGCAGGGAGGCGGTGCGGCTCACCCGCGAGCTGCGCCCGGACGTGGTGCTCATGGACATCCGCATGCCCGAGGTCGACGGTCTCACCGCCACCTCGCGGATCTGCGCGGACCCGGAGCTGCGGGACAGCCGCATCCTGATCCTCACCACGTACGAGACCGACGAGTACGTGGCCCGGGCGCTGCGGGCGGGGGCCGGTGGTTTCATCGGCAAGGGCATCGGCGCCGAGGAGCTGCTGGACGCCGTCCGTACCATCGCCGGCGGCGAGACCCTGCTGTCCCCGGCCGCGACCCGCTCGCTGGTGGCCCGGTTCCTGGCCACGCCGGACGACACCCCGGCGCACCGCCCCGAACGGCTCGCCGTGCTCACCCCGCGCGAACGCGAGATGGTGGGCCTGGTCGCGACCGGTCTGTCCAACCAGGAGATCGCCGAGCGGATGTTCCTCAGCCCGTTCACCGTCCGCGCCCACGTGCAGCGCGCCATGACGAAGCTGGAGGCCCGCGACCGGGCCCAGCTCGTCGTCATCGCGTACCGCACGGGCCTGGCGCAGGCCACCCCCGACGGCCCCTCCACGTAA
- a CDS encoding FAD-dependent monooxygenase: MTFTVASADARTAGRRSVLICGAGIAGPALAHWLHRAGFAVTVVEEAGTPRAGGYPIDIRGTATEVVRRMGILPRLRAAHIDSRRCTFLDANGREVAALRPHKVVGGVEGADLEVRRGDLATVLHALVRDDVEFLFDDSLHTLDQSAHGVDVTFRSGHRRTFDLVVGADGMHSATRERVFGPEEHFQRHLGYCFAVFTMPNTLGLSHEVVLWNTPGRAAALYAVGDDHRLHAFLTFHRPHPPLGALRDPGAQRELLAAAFADARWEVPAMVAALRDADDLFCDTAGQIRMPHWSAGRVALVGDAAYAPSFLTGQGSSLALAGAYMLAHALAAHRDHTEAFAAYERGVRGFVTLNQALVDHGAATLFPTTARALEQRDTRLRALVTLPDTPPRRAHSALALPEFARE, encoded by the coding sequence TCACCGTTGCGTCGGCAGACGCGCGTACGGCCGGCAGGCGCAGCGTACTGATCTGCGGCGCCGGCATCGCCGGACCCGCCCTCGCCCACTGGCTGCACCGGGCCGGGTTCGCGGTCACCGTGGTGGAGGAGGCGGGCACACCGCGCGCCGGTGGCTATCCGATCGACATCCGCGGCACCGCGACCGAGGTGGTCCGGCGGATGGGGATACTTCCCCGACTGCGCGCGGCGCACATCGACTCGCGGCGCTGCACCTTCCTCGACGCCAATGGTCGTGAAGTGGCCGCGCTCCGCCCGCACAAGGTCGTCGGCGGCGTCGAGGGAGCGGACCTGGAGGTGCGCCGCGGTGACTTGGCCACCGTCCTGCACGCGCTGGTGCGCGACGACGTGGAGTTCCTCTTCGACGACTCACTCCACACCCTCGACCAGTCGGCCCACGGGGTCGACGTCACCTTCCGCAGTGGGCACCGGCGTACGTTCGACCTGGTGGTCGGCGCCGACGGGATGCATTCGGCCACACGGGAGCGTGTGTTCGGCCCCGAGGAGCACTTCCAGCGCCACCTCGGTTACTGCTTCGCGGTGTTCACCATGCCGAACACCCTCGGGCTCTCCCACGAAGTCGTGCTGTGGAACACCCCGGGCAGGGCCGCGGCCCTCTACGCCGTCGGTGACGACCACCGGCTCCACGCCTTCCTCACCTTCCACCGGCCGCACCCACCGCTCGGCGCCCTCCGTGACCCCGGCGCCCAACGGGAGCTGCTCGCCGCCGCCTTCGCGGACGCGCGGTGGGAGGTGCCCGCCATGGTCGCCGCCCTGCGCGACGCGGACGACCTGTTCTGCGACACGGCCGGTCAGATCCGTATGCCCCACTGGTCCGCGGGCCGTGTCGCGCTGGTCGGCGACGCCGCGTACGCGCCCTCGTTCCTCACCGGACAGGGGTCGAGCCTCGCGCTGGCCGGTGCGTACATGCTCGCCCACGCCCTGGCCGCCCACCGGGACCACACCGAGGCGTTCGCCGCCTACGAACGCGGGGTACGCGGGTTCGTCACCCTGAACCAGGCCCTGGTCGACCACGGCGCGGCCACGCTCTTCCCCACCACGGCACGCGCCTTGGAGCAGCGTGACACCCGGCTGCGCGCACTCGTCACCCTGCCCGACACACCGCCGCGACGGGCCCACTCGGCCCTGGCGCTGCCCGAGTTCGCCCGGGAGTGA
- the rph gene encoding rifamycin-inactivating phosphotransferase, whose product MTEPYVEDLQEVDESLIALVGGKGAHLGGLSGIDGIRVPDGFCVTTDAFRRIMAQAPSVGDLLDRLALVNPDDREAVRVLSAEVRRTVEQTPVPDDVAKAITGALARCGERAAHAVRSSATAEDLPTASFAGQQDTYLNVMGPAAVLEHVRRCWASLFTERAVVYRARHGIDHRLVHMAVVVQRMVLPRVSGVLFTADPVTGDRTVATVDAGWGLGEALVSGLVNPDVFKVRRGEVVARTIAAKERAVHAVPTGGTREVAVDPGRQRQPVLTDAQAVELVRLGRRIEEHFGRPQDIEWCLDDDGFQIVQSRPITTLFPVPETDDQDNHVYLSVGHQQMMTDAMKPLGLSVWQLTALAPMEQAGGRLFVDVTRRVASPTGRAALLDLIGRGDPLVRDALETVLGREDFIRTVPDESPAGPPRSGTPDEIPTDPGIVTELIERSRASVGALERDIRAKSGPALFTFLLEAFAEHKRVLSDPLSMRAIMAGMEATWWLNDKLGEWLGEKNAADTLTLSAPGNITSEMGLALLDVADVIRPWPQVVAFLRGVEDDGFLADLAKLPGGAEAREAIEAYLDRYGMRCVAEIDITRPRWSERPSTLVPVLLDHIRNFGPGAAERRFEEGRRKASAKEQDVLARLRALPDGERKAGETKEMIDRVRTFIGYREYPKYGIISRYFVYKRALLEEAGQLVRAGVLAEREDCFYLTFQEFQEAVRTHEVDGGLVRRRKDAFRSHQALTPPRVLTSDGEALDGAYRRDDVPAGALAGLPVSAGTVEGRARVVLDMAEADVRAGDILVTSYTDPSWSPLFVGIAGLVTEVGGLMTHGAVIAREYGLPAVVGVAGATRLIRDGQRIRVHGTEGYVEILP is encoded by the coding sequence ATGACTGAGCCGTACGTAGAGGATCTTCAGGAGGTCGACGAGTCGCTGATCGCGCTCGTCGGCGGGAAGGGTGCGCACCTGGGCGGCCTGTCGGGGATCGACGGCATCCGCGTGCCGGACGGCTTCTGCGTGACGACGGACGCCTTCCGGCGGATCATGGCGCAGGCCCCGTCCGTCGGGGACCTGCTCGACCGGCTGGCGCTGGTGAACCCCGACGACCGGGAGGCGGTCCGGGTCCTGAGCGCGGAGGTCCGCCGCACGGTCGAGCAGACCCCCGTGCCGGACGACGTGGCGAAGGCGATCACCGGCGCGCTCGCCCGCTGCGGCGAGCGGGCCGCCCACGCCGTCCGGTCCAGCGCCACGGCGGAGGACCTGCCGACGGCGTCCTTCGCCGGTCAGCAGGACACGTATCTGAACGTCATGGGGCCGGCTGCGGTCCTGGAGCACGTCCGGCGGTGCTGGGCCTCGCTGTTCACCGAGCGGGCCGTCGTCTACCGCGCGCGCCACGGCATCGACCACCGCCTGGTCCACATGGCCGTGGTCGTGCAGCGGATGGTCCTCCCGCGGGTGTCCGGCGTCCTGTTCACCGCCGATCCCGTCACGGGCGACCGGACGGTCGCCACCGTGGACGCCGGTTGGGGACTCGGCGAGGCGCTGGTCTCCGGCCTGGTGAACCCGGACGTCTTCAAGGTGCGCCGCGGTGAAGTCGTCGCCAGGACCATCGCGGCGAAGGAGCGTGCCGTCCACGCCGTGCCCACCGGCGGTACGCGCGAAGTGGCGGTCGACCCGGGCCGGCAGCGGCAGCCGGTGCTGACGGACGCGCAGGCGGTGGAGCTCGTACGGCTGGGTCGGCGGATCGAGGAGCACTTCGGCCGCCCGCAGGACATCGAGTGGTGCCTGGACGACGACGGCTTCCAGATCGTCCAGAGCAGGCCGATCACGACGCTGTTCCCCGTTCCCGAGACCGACGACCAGGACAACCACGTCTACCTCTCGGTCGGCCACCAGCAGATGATGACCGACGCCATGAAGCCCCTGGGGCTCTCCGTGTGGCAGCTGACGGCGCTCGCGCCGATGGAGCAGGCCGGTGGGCGGCTGTTCGTCGACGTCACCCGGCGGGTGGCCTCGCCCACCGGCCGCGCGGCCCTGCTCGACCTCATCGGGCGGGGAGACCCGCTGGTCAGGGACGCGCTGGAGACCGTCCTCGGGCGCGAGGACTTCATTCGGACGGTGCCCGACGAGAGTCCCGCCGGGCCGCCGAGGAGCGGCACGCCCGACGAGATCCCCACCGATCCGGGCATCGTCACCGAACTGATCGAGCGCAGCCGGGCGTCCGTCGGCGCCCTGGAACGCGACATCCGGGCGAAGAGCGGACCCGCGCTCTTCACGTTCCTGCTGGAGGCGTTCGCGGAGCACAAGCGGGTCCTGAGCGATCCGCTGAGCATGCGGGCGATCATGGCGGGGATGGAGGCCACCTGGTGGCTCAACGACAAGCTGGGGGAGTGGCTGGGCGAGAAGAACGCGGCCGACACGCTCACCCTGTCCGCTCCCGGCAACATCACCTCGGAGATGGGGCTGGCGCTGCTCGACGTCGCGGACGTGATCCGCCCGTGGCCGCAGGTCGTGGCGTTCCTGCGGGGCGTCGAGGACGACGGCTTCCTGGCGGACCTGGCGAAGCTCCCGGGCGGGGCCGAGGCACGCGAGGCGATCGAGGCGTACCTCGACCGGTACGGCATGCGCTGCGTCGCCGAGATCGACATCACCCGGCCGCGTTGGAGCGAACGCCCCAGCACGCTCGTGCCCGTACTCCTCGACCACATCAGGAACTTCGGTCCGGGCGCCGCCGAGCGGCGCTTCGAGGAGGGCCGACGGAAGGCGTCGGCCAAGGAGCAGGACGTACTGGCCCGGCTGCGGGCCCTGCCGGACGGGGAGCGGAAGGCCGGTGAGACCAAGGAGATGATCGACCGCGTCCGGACCTTCATCGGATACCGGGAGTACCCCAAGTACGGCATCATCAGCCGCTACTTCGTCTACAAGCGGGCCCTGCTGGAGGAGGCCGGGCAGCTGGTGCGGGCCGGCGTGCTGGCCGAGCGGGAGGACTGCTTCTACCTCACGTTCCAGGAGTTCCAGGAGGCGGTGCGCACCCACGAGGTGGACGGCGGGCTCGTCCGGCGGCGCAAGGACGCGTTCCGCTCCCACCAGGCGCTCACCCCGCCCCGGGTGCTGACCTCGGACGGCGAGGCCCTCGACGGGGCGTACCGGCGCGACGACGTACCGGCCGGCGCCCTGGCCGGACTGCCGGTCTCCGCGGGCACGGTCGAGGGACGGGCCCGGGTCGTCCTGGACATGGCGGAGGCCGACGTCCGGGCGGGCGACATCCTGGTCACCTCCTACACGGATCCCAGCTGGTCACCGCTGTTCGTCGGCATCGCGGGCCTGGTGACCGAGGTGGGCGGTCTGATGACCCACGGCGCGGTCATCGCCCGGGAGTACGGTCTGCCGGCCGTCGTGGGCGTGGCCGGGGCCACCCGGCTGATCCGGGACGGGCAGCGGATCCGGGTGCACGGCACCGAGGGGTACGTCGAGATCCTGCCCTGA